A single region of the Carnobacterium viridans genome encodes:
- a CDS encoding lysozyme family protein, protein MKPLTFYVKSKIGKVLAWSVLGLVLLITILVTAFSSYFTGTDENELASIPESVLKWKPIMEEELAKYGMEDYIQIVLAITATESDGSQLDIMQSSEAIGLAPNAIQDPVYSIQIGIKHFKDVIDQMNQIGVDLNTAIQSYNFGSGYLTYIADNGGVHTTELAEVYSKEVVAPSLGNTSGQTYPYSSPVADENGNYLYTNGGNFYYADLVQQALNSGVPGNGVLAFPVEDQTITSAFGFRIHPITGEHKLHGGVDFAPMNGGNPPVFAALKGKVSQAAYSSSWGNYVKLTNGNGIETLYAHLKEITVLPGQQVETGESIGYMGTSGSSTGVHLHFEVYQNNNRIDPAPLLGL, encoded by the coding sequence ATGAAGCCACTAACGTTTTATGTTAAAAGTAAAATCGGAAAAGTTCTTGCTTGGTCTGTATTGGGACTAGTCCTCTTAATTACCATCTTAGTGACTGCCTTTTCCAGTTATTTTACTGGAACTGATGAGAACGAATTGGCTTCTATACCTGAATCGGTTCTAAAATGGAAACCCATCATGGAAGAGGAACTAGCCAAATATGGGATGGAAGATTATATACAGATTGTATTGGCCATTACAGCTACTGAGTCAGATGGTTCTCAGTTAGATATCATGCAGTCGAGTGAAGCCATTGGTTTAGCACCTAATGCTATTCAAGATCCCGTTTACAGCATTCAGATAGGAATTAAGCACTTTAAAGATGTGATCGATCAAATGAATCAAATAGGAGTGGACTTAAACACGGCTATCCAGAGCTATAATTTTGGTAGTGGTTATTTAACATATATTGCAGATAACGGCGGTGTTCACACAACTGAATTGGCAGAAGTGTATTCTAAAGAAGTTGTCGCACCTTCTTTAGGCAATACATCCGGTCAAACGTATCCGTACTCATCCCCGGTGGCTGATGAAAATGGCAATTACTTATACACGAATGGTGGTAATTTTTATTATGCCGATTTAGTGCAGCAAGCCCTAAACAGTGGGGTACCCGGCAATGGAGTACTAGCCTTTCCCGTTGAAGATCAAACCATTACATCTGCTTTTGGTTTTCGAATCCATCCTATAACGGGAGAACATAAACTGCATGGAGGTGTTGATTTTGCGCCTATGAATGGTGGAAATCCACCTGTTTTTGCGGCATTGAAAGGAAAAGTTAGTCAAGCAGCTTACTCCAGTAGTTGGGGAAATTACGTGAAACTAACGAATGGCAATGGAATAGAGACGCTCTACGCTCATTTAAAAGAAATCACCGTTTTACCTGGTCAACAAGTTGAAACAGGCGAATCCATTGGCTATATGGGTACTTCTGGGTCTTCCACTGGTGTCCATTTGCATTTTGAGGTCTATCAAAACAATAATCGAATCGATCCAGCACCCTTGTTGGGATTGTAA
- a CDS encoding IS66 family transposase yields MSIPFYRQEKEWGNYGIVLSRATMANWVITVSNLWLKPMYDLLHKQLLQSRAIHVDETTMQVLKEPNKPATSKSYMWLYQSSKDASEQMALYHYKSTRAGENARNFLEGYHGFMHCDGYEGYNKVTDATRVGCWAHLRKEKAMPILTNFWNWVEQTNALKNSILGKALQYEKNQKVYLMNYLEDGECHLSNNLAERSIRPFVVGRKAWNFSTSTKGATASGGVYSLIQTAKLNWLNPYKYLHYLFEELPDTPFKEYPELLQALLPWSVEVQEDYR; encoded by the coding sequence TTGAGTATCCCTTTCTATCGTCAAGAAAAAGAATGGGGAAATTATGGAATCGTACTTAGTCGTGCCACTATGGCCAATTGGGTTATCACAGTTTCTAACCTATGGTTAAAGCCTATGTATGACTTATTACATAAGCAGTTACTGCAATCACGAGCGATCCATGTAGATGAAACGACGATGCAGGTTTTAAAAGAGCCAAATAAACCGGCTACCTCAAAGTCCTATATGTGGCTTTACCAAAGTAGCAAAGATGCCTCTGAGCAAATGGCGCTTTACCACTATAAATCTACTCGAGCAGGAGAAAATGCGCGTAATTTTTTAGAAGGCTATCACGGTTTTATGCATTGTGATGGATATGAAGGCTACAATAAAGTTACGGATGCCACACGTGTCGGCTGTTGGGCTCACCTACGGAAAGAAAAAGCAATGCCAATCTTAACTAATTTTTGGAATTGGGTAGAGCAGACAAATGCGTTAAAGAATTCCATACTTGGAAAAGCATTGCAGTATGAAAAAAATCAAAAGGTTTACTTAATGAACTACCTTGAAGATGGGGAATGTCACCTCTCAAATAATCTAGCAGAGCGCAGCATTCGTCCATTCGTAGTTGGTCGTAAAGCTTGGAATTTTTCTACCAGTACCAAAGGTGCAACAGCGAGTGGTGGTGTTTATAGTTTAATCCAAACGGCAAAACTAAATTGGTTAAATCCGTATAAGTATCTTCATTACTTATTTGAAGAACTGCCTGATACACCATTTAAAGAATACCCTGAATTACTTCAAGCGCTATTGCCATGGAGTGTGGAAGTTCAAGAAGATTACAGATAA
- a CDS encoding ornithine cyclodeaminase family protein, producing the protein MIVLTKKEMQTVFTMEEAIQADKEALRLFSQGKSTVPLRTNIDVPEHGGQSLYMPAYVAGNNQALGVKIVSIYPGNIEKNLPSVPATMVLLNAETGIVEAMMDGTYLTQLRTGAVQGAATDILARKDAKIAALIGTGGQAISQLEAMLTVRSLDEVRIVDIDKERCEQFVKEMSEQFAHFNTKLIAVDNSEEAVKGADIITSVTTSRRATFSGEHVKNGAHVNGVGAYTPEMHELPSEIIVRADKVIFDTMEGVLAEAGDIITPLKEGLVERSHYQGDLGEVMLGKILGRENEEDITVFKTVGTAVLDVVTAEKILVKAKKLGVGTQIAL; encoded by the coding sequence ATGATTGTATTGACGAAAAAAGAAATGCAAACTGTTTTTACAATGGAGGAAGCTATTCAAGCAGATAAAGAAGCTTTACGTCTTTTCTCACAAGGGAAAAGCACAGTTCCGTTGCGTACAAATATTGATGTTCCTGAACATGGCGGGCAAAGCTTATATATGCCAGCCTATGTCGCTGGCAACAACCAAGCTTTGGGAGTTAAGATTGTTTCGATTTACCCTGGTAATATTGAAAAGAATTTACCAAGTGTGCCAGCAACGATGGTTTTACTAAATGCTGAAACGGGAATAGTAGAAGCAATGATGGATGGCACTTATCTAACACAACTACGCACTGGAGCTGTTCAGGGAGCGGCAACAGATATTTTAGCTCGTAAAGATGCTAAAATTGCTGCTTTAATCGGAACGGGTGGACAAGCTATTTCTCAACTAGAAGCGATGTTAACGGTTCGTTCATTAGACGAAGTAAGGATAGTAGATATTGACAAAGAGCGTTGTGAACAATTTGTAAAAGAGATGTCAGAACAATTTGCACATTTTAATACGAAATTAATTGCAGTAGACAATTCAGAAGAAGCGGTTAAAGGCGCAGATATTATTACTTCTGTGACAACATCTAGACGTGCAACATTTTCTGGAGAACATGTAAAAAATGGTGCTCATGTTAATGGTGTTGGAGCGTATACTCCTGAAATGCACGAATTACCAAGCGAAATCATTGTTCGTGCAGATAAAGTTATCTTCGATACAATGGAAGGTGTTCTGGCAGAAGCTGGCGATATCATTACTCCGTTAAAAGAAGGTTTAGTAGAAAGAAGTCACTACCAAGGAGATCTTGGTGAAGTGATGTTAGGTAAAATTTTAGGTCGTGAAAATGAAGAAGACATAACTGTTTTTAAAACGGTTGGAACAGCGGTATTGGATGTTGTGACAGCTGAAAAGATTCTTGTAAAAGCTAAAAAACTTGGAGTTGGAACACAAATCGCTTTATAA
- a CDS encoding sulfite exporter TauE/SafE family protein, whose protein sequence is MTRVLLSLIVIVNLFFVFSFVKDLVKHKNEIMTEPASTLALPFTSFFTFLLSTFGVSDFAIGTVLYRKLKWVPLKKLPGTLNAQCVIPVAAMALLYITSIDVGLKTLAVCIISQVIGAYVGPRFVVKLPEKTIKQFISIGLTIAALLILAGKFNLIPSNGTATELYGLKLVTAGVLLFAYGALNNIGIGSYALTMATVYALGMNPAVAFPIMMGAATFSVPIGSMQFVKFGEYSRKITLFTSTFGVLGVLTAVYFVKSLNVGMLQWLVIVILLYTAVTMVLEMRKSKMDLTDSAN, encoded by the coding sequence ATGACTAGGGTATTATTATCTTTGATTGTGATTGTGAACTTATTTTTTGTATTTTCTTTTGTGAAAGATTTGGTAAAGCATAAAAATGAAATTATGACTGAACCTGCTAGTACATTGGCACTTCCATTTACTTCATTCTTCACGTTTTTACTTTCCACTTTTGGCGTATCAGATTTTGCTATTGGAACAGTCTTGTATCGAAAGTTGAAATGGGTGCCTCTAAAGAAACTACCAGGAACATTAAATGCACAATGTGTTATTCCAGTAGCGGCAATGGCCCTATTATATATCACATCGATTGATGTTGGTCTTAAAACATTAGCTGTTTGTATTATCAGTCAAGTCATTGGAGCATATGTAGGACCACGTTTTGTTGTGAAATTACCAGAAAAAACAATTAAACAATTTATTTCAATCGGTTTGACTATTGCTGCATTGTTAATTTTAGCTGGAAAATTCAATTTAATTCCTTCCAATGGAACGGCAACTGAATTATATGGTCTAAAATTAGTAACAGCCGGTGTTTTATTATTTGCTTATGGTGCATTAAACAATATTGGTATTGGTTCATATGCGCTAACAATGGCTACGGTTTATGCTTTAGGCATGAATCCAGCAGTAGCTTTCCCCATCATGATGGGAGCAGCAACATTCTCAGTTCCAATCGGAAGTATGCAATTCGTTAAATTTGGTGAGTATAGTCGTAAAATCACGTTATTTACCTCTACATTTGGAGTACTAGGTGTATTGACAGCCGTTTACTTTGTTAAATCATTAAACGTTGGTATGCTTCAATGGTTGGTTATTGTGATTTTGCTTTATACAGCTGTTACTATGGTTTTAGAAATGCGTAAATCTAAAATGGACTTAACAGATAGTGCTAACTAA
- a CDS encoding conjugal transfer protein TrbL family protein, which yields MGERISKMFSDWITDLLETTFNLLGKLIFDHNALSGFFSQLYGIFIAFGGVMLVTIALAKVLIFLLSEAEGSRDASVWGLIVDSFKASAMVLILPLILIFSLDMIVYPLGEWMFSSIGGMTAEKINSFINIEDVSQVAPNVTSTLILLLFLLIVFATFLIKICIYHADLVLLELLSVWAAISIINEEYNYMSVWWREFLSQIVSIIVQMGLMVGIVEVLSSTTFEWYSFMLLIGFGVLIIRGPSVLRSMWYGTGSGKATMQGGKMATRMYMMRAKSVTSAASAAK from the coding sequence ATGGGAGAAAGGATTTCCAAAATGTTTTCAGACTGGATTACAGATTTGCTAGAAACAACCTTTAACCTTTTAGGAAAGCTTATTTTTGATCACAATGCACTGAGTGGTTTTTTCTCTCAACTGTATGGAATTTTTATAGCTTTTGGTGGTGTAATGTTGGTTACAATTGCTCTAGCAAAAGTATTGATTTTCTTATTATCTGAAGCTGAAGGTAGTCGAGATGCTTCTGTATGGGGATTGATTGTCGATTCTTTTAAGGCTAGTGCAATGGTACTAATTTTACCTTTAATTTTAATTTTTTCACTCGATATGATTGTCTATCCATTAGGAGAATGGATGTTTAGTTCAATTGGTGGTATGACTGCAGAAAAAATCAATTCTTTTATTAACATAGAAGACGTCTCGCAAGTCGCTCCTAATGTTACCAGTACACTTATATTACTTTTATTCTTATTGATTGTATTTGCGACATTCTTAATCAAAATTTGTATTTATCATGCGGATCTTGTCTTGTTGGAGTTGTTGAGTGTCTGGGCAGCGATATCTATTATCAATGAGGAATACAATTATATGTCTGTATGGTGGCGCGAATTTCTGAGCCAAATTGTGAGCATTATTGTACAGATGGGTTTAATGGTCGGAATTGTAGAAGTATTATCTAGTACAACGTTTGAATGGTATAGTTTTATGTTGCTAATTGGTTTTGGCGTATTAATTATTCGTGGGCCAAGTGTTTTAAGAAGCATGTGGTATGGAACAGGATCTGGTAAAGCAACTATGCAAGGTGGTAAAATGGCTACTCGAATGTACATGATGCGAGCAAAAAGTGTAACAAGTGCAGCTTCTGCAGCAAAATAA
- a CDS encoding VirD4-like conjugal transfer protein, CD1115 family, which yields MTGTILGILNSKVIIQPTESKPNRNIMVMGGPGSFKTQSFVITNVYNETENSIVVTDPKGEVYEQTAAVKQQQGYDVRVLNFANMMASDRHNPIDYVKKDIHATTVATKIVDSANKDSKRDVWYYSQRALLKALILFVKYELPPERRNMEGILDFLQEFDPESDEDGESGLDEEFLKLERKHPARRAYELGYKKAKGDMQGSIIMSLLTTISDFVDDEVAEFTRFSDFNLRDIGRKKMVLYVIIPVMDQSWEGLINIFFSQLFNELYDFASENHSKLPKSVNFILDEFVNLGKFPGYEEFLATCRGYGIGVATIIQTLTQLQDKYGEKKAESILGNCAVKTCLNAANSTTAEYFKRLLDKATVKVETESESTQHGKENNSSSSSENQSYTGRDLMTAGEIMQMPDDTSLIVFQNKRPIQAKKAFQFELFPQPKFLLNQRDYTPHSTAEQLEKFEQDKENYQDYMQSNAENRTEREKDESVEREKAKEQKEQEIITEASGFFKSMN from the coding sequence ATGACAGGAACCATTTTAGGTATTTTAAATAGTAAAGTCATTATTCAACCCACAGAATCAAAACCCAATCGAAATATAATGGTGATGGGAGGACCGGGGTCTTTTAAAACCCAAAGTTTTGTGATTACAAATGTCTATAATGAAACGGAAAATAGCATCGTTGTGACGGATCCAAAAGGAGAAGTTTATGAGCAAACAGCTGCCGTTAAACAGCAGCAAGGCTATGACGTCCGGGTCCTGAATTTTGCAAATATGATGGCTTCTGACCGACACAATCCTATTGATTACGTCAAAAAAGACATTCATGCCACCACAGTGGCGACTAAAATTGTGGACAGTGCTAACAAAGACAGTAAAAGAGACGTTTGGTATTACTCACAACGAGCACTGTTAAAGGCTCTTATTTTGTTCGTGAAGTATGAATTGCCTCCTGAAAGACGAAATATGGAGGGCATCTTAGACTTTTTACAAGAGTTCGACCCTGAATCAGATGAGGATGGCGAAAGTGGCTTAGATGAAGAGTTTTTAAAACTTGAACGCAAGCACCCAGCTAGACGAGCGTATGAATTAGGCTATAAAAAAGCCAAAGGAGACATGCAAGGCAGTATCATTATGTCCCTTCTAACAACAATATCCGACTTTGTGGATGATGAAGTTGCCGAATTCACGCGATTTAGTGATTTTAATTTACGAGATATTGGCCGAAAAAAAATGGTGCTTTACGTGATTATTCCGGTTATGGATCAATCCTGGGAAGGGTTAATCAATATCTTTTTTAGCCAGTTATTTAACGAACTTTATGATTTTGCATCTGAAAACCATTCAAAATTGCCAAAATCAGTGAACTTTATTTTAGATGAATTTGTAAACTTAGGTAAATTTCCTGGATATGAAGAGTTTTTAGCTACTTGTAGAGGGTATGGAATTGGAGTGGCCACTATTATCCAAACTTTGACGCAATTGCAGGATAAATATGGTGAAAAAAAAGCGGAAAGTATTTTAGGGAACTGTGCCGTGAAAACGTGCTTAAATGCTGCAAATTCGACTACTGCGGAGTACTTTAAACGATTATTGGATAAAGCTACCGTAAAGGTTGAAACCGAGTCTGAGAGCACACAACATGGAAAAGAGAACAACTCTAGTAGTTCCAGTGAAAATCAAAGTTACACCGGAAGAGATTTAATGACGGCTGGTGAAATTATGCAGATGCCAGACGATACGAGTTTAATTGTCTTTCAGAATAAACGCCCCATTCAAGCAAAAAAAGCTTTCCAATTTGAGTTGTTTCCACAACCAAAATTTTTGTTGAATCAAAGGGATTACACACCACATTCTACAGCTGAACAACTAGAAAAATTCGAACAAGATAAAGAAAACTATCAAGACTATATGCAATCAAACGCTGAGAATCGAACCGAACGAGAAAAGGATGAGTCTGTAGAACGAGAAAAAGCAAAAGAGCAAAAAGAACAAGAAATAATAACTGAAGCTTCCGGCTTTTTTAAGTCAATGAACTGA
- a CDS encoding TrmB family transcriptional regulator produces MNRAIAIMKEYQFSEYETLVYIALLKKCSQTGYEVSKNSSVPRSKVYNTLNVLLKKGLVICSNTDPVRYMAQPVEKVIEQLKKKMKSDFEEIEKILGSIEETEITETLWNFSEYNRVIEKVNELIESSKKDLYLQVWEEDLTIEMVDLLTKAEQRLENFIVILFSQEQRYELPFTRFYKHGFEEDKLKDYGSRWISLVADSKEVVYGTLPTDQPDVIWTRNHSMVKLAKEYIIHDAYNLRMIKQLEDPAKEVFGKDLMDVRNIYKN; encoded by the coding sequence ATGAATCGAGCAATAGCGATTATGAAAGAGTATCAATTTTCAGAATATGAAACATTAGTTTACATTGCCTTATTAAAAAAATGTAGTCAGACAGGTTATGAAGTAAGCAAGAATTCAAGTGTCCCTCGCTCGAAGGTATACAATACGCTAAATGTCCTGTTAAAAAAAGGTTTAGTTATTTGTAGCAATACAGATCCAGTGCGGTATATGGCTCAGCCAGTTGAAAAAGTGATTGAGCAATTAAAGAAGAAAATGAAAAGTGATTTTGAAGAAATTGAAAAAATTTTAGGCAGTATTGAAGAAACAGAAATAACAGAAACGTTATGGAATTTTTCTGAATACAACCGAGTGATTGAAAAAGTAAATGAATTAATTGAAAGTTCAAAAAAAGATTTGTATCTACAAGTTTGGGAAGAAGATTTAACAATAGAAATGGTAGATTTGCTCACCAAAGCTGAACAGCGATTAGAGAATTTCATTGTTATTTTATTTAGTCAAGAACAGCGATATGAATTACCATTTACTCGTTTTTATAAACATGGCTTTGAAGAAGACAAATTAAAAGATTATGGCAGTCGTTGGATTAGCTTAGTAGCAGATTCAAAAGAAGTAGTGTATGGGACATTACCAACAGATCAGCCAGATGTTATCTGGACAAGAAATCATTCGATGGTTAAATTAGCCAAAGAGTACATTATCCATGATGCCTATAATTTACGCATGATTAAACAACTAGAAGATCCGGCAAAAGAAGTATTTGGAAAAGATTTAATGGATGTTAGAAATATTTATAAAAACTAA
- a CDS encoding IS66 family transposase zinc-finger binding domain-containing protein produces the protein MKELPVVNVKFLLHEEECHCDWYNTELKIIGKEEVRQEVEFIPAHLKGRKIMRYAYECPTCKKDGADAIVKAPTPAPVIPRSLASASSVAWLMHQNLN, from the coding sequence ATAAAAGAACTCCCAGTCGTCAATGTTAAATTTCTATTACATGAAGAAGAATGCCATTGTGACTGGTACAATACAGAATTAAAAATAATAGGAAAAGAAGAAGTTCGACAAGAAGTTGAATTTATTCCTGCTCACCTGAAGGGGAGAAAAATTATGCGCTATGCTTATGAGTGTCCAACTTGTAAGAAAGATGGTGCAGACGCTATTGTAAAAGCTCCAACACCTGCGCCTGTTATCCCTAGAAGTTTAGCTTCTGCAAGTTCAGTAGCCTGGTTAATGCATCAAAATTTGAATTGA